The Neomonachus schauinslandi chromosome 11, ASM220157v2, whole genome shotgun sequence genome contains a region encoding:
- the SMIM38 gene encoding small integral membrane protein 38, giving the protein MASWFAGSMGSDPLMVLLVLILLARFILWSCLGTYIDYKLARRQPRKPKED; this is encoded by the coding sequence ATGGCCTCCTGGTTCGCGGGAAGCATGGGCTCCGACCCGCTCATGGTCCTGCTGGTCCTCATCCTGCTAGCGCGCTTCATTCTCTGGTCCTGCCTTGGCACCTACATTGATTATAAACTGGCCCGGCGGCAGCCCCGCAAACCCAAGGAGGACTAG